The bacterium DNA segment AAACATATCTCTATACCGCGGTTCGCAACCGAGCCTTCAAATATGCACGACATCTTCGCGTGCGCGAGGAATACCGCATCCACCATATCGTTTCAGGCGTAACCGGTGATTCTCCAGAACAGCAAGCGATGAATGCAGAATTCCACAAAGCCCTTGAAAGATCGATTCAGTCCCTGCCGGTCAAATGCCGCACCATTTTTTGCATGAACCGATTTGATGATTTGAAATATCGCGAGATCGCTGAAATACTCAATATTTCCGTTAAAACGGTGGAGACTCAGATGAGTCGCGCGTTAA contains these protein-coding regions:
- a CDS encoding RNA polymerase sigma-70 factor translates to MTQNVITSSVADIPSVEIEKIRSGDAEAFELLFRRCFHPLVAFACHYVYDHEAAEDLVQDVFIHLWSHRERLDPARNAKTYLYTAVRNRAFKYARHLRVREEYRIHHIVSGVTGDSPEQQAMNAEFHKALERSIQSLPVKCRTIFCMNRFDDLKYREIAEILNISVKTVETQMSRALKFLKKQLQAFLLLF